One genomic region from Methanosarcinales archaeon encodes:
- a CDS encoding valine--tRNA ligase yields the protein MSATQLPKEYDPQDIEPKWMNSWSDSMNYFDWDSEKPQYIIDTPPPYPTGNFHIGNALNWCYIDFIARYKRMRGFNVMFPEGWDCHGLPTEVKVEEIHNITKNQVPRAEFRRLCEELTVGNIEKMRQTMRRLAFSIDWSNEYITMKPEYYGKTQRSFVQMYNKGMIYRSDHPNNWCPRCETAIAFAEVEYEARQTTLNYFHFDKLDVATSRPELLAACVAVAINPDDDRYKQYVGQEIEVPVFGHNVTVMADKEVDPEFGTGVVMICTFGDKQDVRWWVELGLPLRKAIDKQGNMTAIAGKYEGMTLAQCKESITKDMKDAGLIYEQEVLDQNVGLCWRCKTPIEILSERQWFIKIDADDIISKSSEINWVPPYMEIRLKNWTGTMEWDWCISRQRVFATPIPVWYCDECGEVIVAKEEWLPFDPNTSQPPEPCMCGSTSFLPEEDVLDTWMDSSISALNVAGWLSRDDARLPTQLRPQGHDIIRTWAFYTILRASALTDLRPWDDIVINGMVLGEDGHKMSKSLGNIVMPEAVVEQYGSDAFRQWAAIGGSTGSDIMFSWKDVVAGHRFQQKLWSIVRFCMPHLEGYQPGDVEYRTIDRWLLSKLNTLIKHTTASMDAYQFDETLKSVRGFAWETVADNYIELVKSRLYGDDVEAKKAAQQTLYLTVDALARMLAPFIPYFAEEVYSLLHEESIHQSPWPEVDELSIDAAAESRGGHVTEITAAIRRFKSDAGMALNAPLGKIRMYGRILDVADIAGTINAEIEVHEGDPEFEHIVSGIKPNMSVIGPKFKNKAGAIIGALKSADPQVIAAQVANGSIQLEIKDETITLEPDAVAFEREILSGGHAVDVVEVGDLMVVIERS from the coding sequence ATGTCTGCAACACAGCTGCCAAAGGAATATGATCCACAGGATATCGAACCTAAATGGATGAACAGCTGGTCCGATTCTATGAACTATTTTGACTGGGATTCTGAAAAACCTCAATATATTATAGATACCCCACCGCCCTATCCTACAGGCAATTTTCATATCGGCAATGCGCTGAACTGGTGTTATATCGATTTCATTGCCAGGTATAAGCGGATGCGCGGGTTCAACGTAATGTTCCCGGAAGGCTGGGACTGTCACGGCCTCCCCACCGAGGTCAAGGTGGAAGAGATCCACAACATCACCAAGAACCAGGTACCAAGGGCTGAGTTCAGGCGGCTGTGCGAGGAGCTCACGGTAGGCAATATCGAGAAGATGCGCCAAACCATGCGTCGACTGGCCTTCAGTATCGACTGGAGCAACGAATACATCACCATGAAGCCGGAATACTACGGCAAGACCCAGCGTTCCTTTGTCCAGATGTACAATAAAGGCATGATATACCGCTCGGACCATCCCAACAACTGGTGCCCCAGGTGCGAGACCGCCATCGCTTTTGCAGAGGTGGAATACGAAGCCAGGCAGACCACGCTGAATTATTTCCATTTCGACAAGCTGGACGTTGCCACCTCCAGGCCCGAATTGCTGGCTGCCTGCGTGGCAGTGGCGATCAATCCTGATGATGACAGATATAAACAATATGTCGGCCAGGAGATTGAAGTTCCCGTCTTTGGTCATAATGTGACAGTCATGGCTGACAAAGAAGTGGACCCTGAGTTTGGTACCGGTGTAGTCATGATCTGTACGTTCGGCGACAAGCAGGACGTGCGGTGGTGGGTTGAACTGGGTTTGCCTTTACGCAAGGCAATTGACAAGCAGGGTAATATGACCGCCATAGCAGGGAAATATGAAGGTATGACCCTGGCCCAATGCAAAGAATCTATTACAAAGGACATGAAGGATGCAGGGCTCATATATGAACAGGAAGTGCTGGATCAGAACGTGGGACTGTGCTGGCGCTGCAAGACCCCTATTGAGATACTCTCAGAGAGGCAGTGGTTCATAAAGATCGATGCAGACGATATCATTTCAAAATCATCAGAGATCAACTGGGTACCCCCATATATGGAGATCAGGCTCAAGAACTGGACCGGGACCATGGAATGGGACTGGTGCATTTCAAGGCAGCGTGTCTTTGCCACGCCCATCCCTGTGTGGTACTGTGATGAGTGCGGTGAGGTCATTGTCGCCAAAGAGGAGTGGCTGCCTTTCGACCCTAATACGTCCCAACCCCCAGAACCCTGCATGTGTGGTTCCACCTCCTTCTTGCCAGAAGAGGACGTGCTGGACACCTGGATGGACTCGTCCATATCTGCCCTTAATGTGGCTGGCTGGCTGTCCAGGGACGATGCCAGACTGCCTACCCAATTGCGCCCCCAGGGTCATGATATTATCAGGACCTGGGCTTTCTATACCATCCTGCGCGCCAGTGCATTGACAGACCTGCGGCCCTGGGACGATATCGTGATCAACGGTATGGTGCTGGGGGAGGACGGCCATAAGATGAGCAAGAGCCTGGGCAATATCGTAATGCCCGAAGCAGTAGTGGAACAATACGGTTCCGACGCCTTCAGGCAGTGGGCTGCCATTGGTGGCTCCACGGGTTCAGATATCATGTTCAGCTGGAAGGACGTGGTGGCAGGTCACAGGTTCCAGCAAAAACTATGGAGCATTGTCAGGTTCTGCATGCCGCATCTGGAAGGTTACCAGCCAGGTGATGTAGAGTACAGGACAATAGATCGCTGGCTGCTCAGCAAACTGAACACACTTATCAAGCACACCACGGCCAGTATGGACGCTTACCAGTTCGACGAGACCCTGAAAAGCGTCAGGGGTTTTGCCTGGGAAACAGTGGCAGATAACTATATCGAGCTTGTGAAGTCAAGGCTGTATGGTGATGATGTTGAAGCTAAAAAAGCCGCTCAGCAGACATTATATCTCACAGTGGATGCACTGGCACGGATGCTGGCTCCATTTATTCCTTATTTTGCAGAAGAGGTATATTCACTACTGCATGAAGAAAGCATACACCAATCCCCATGGCCTGAAGTGGATGAGTTGTCCATTGATGCAGCAGCAGAATCCAGAGGCGGGCATGTGACAGAGATCACTGCTGCAATCAGGCGGTTTAAGTCTGATGCAGGGATGGCCCTTAATGCTCCGTTAGGGAAGATCAGGATGTACGGCAGAATTCTGGACGTGGCTGATATAGCTGGTACGATCAACGCTGAGATAGAGGTTCATGAGGGGGATCCTGAGTTTGAACACATAGTCAGCGGAATTAAGCCTAATATGAGTGTCATAGGTCCGAAATTCAAGAATAAAGCAGGTGCAATTATCGGCGCGCTTAAATCGGCAGATCCTCAAGTTATTGCAGCACAGGTGGCAAATGGGTCAATTCAACTGGAAATTAAAGATGAGACCATAACATTGGAACCGGATGCTGTGGCCTTTGAGCGGGAGATACTGTCTGGAGGTCATGCTGTGGACGTGGTGGAAGTGGGCGATCTTATGGTTGT
- a CDS encoding pantetheine-phosphate adenylyltransferase, whose amino-acid sequence MSRVAIGGTFSPLHDGHKALLSRAHQLSSNGELIIGITSNEMARKRLRYVEEWEIRKQKLVQFMLEEFGASPKIVCLEDPFGPTIEEDFEYLVVSPETEPTGNLINARRAELRKEPIKVERVEYVLAYDRQPISSTRIMEHEIDIHGQLLQHR is encoded by the coding sequence ATGTCCCGCGTCGCCATTGGAGGCACCTTTAGTCCCCTGCATGATGGGCACAAAGCCCTACTGTCCAGAGCTCATCAGTTAAGTTCCAACGGCGAGCTTATTATTGGCATAACTTCCAATGAAATGGCACGAAAGCGGCTCCGCTATGTAGAAGAATGGGAGATCAGAAAACAAAAACTTGTTCAGTTCATGCTCGAAGAATTCGGAGCCAGCCCCAAAATCGTTTGTCTGGAAGATCCTTTTGGCCCTACCATAGAGGAAGACTTTGAATACCTTGTGGTCTCACCAGAAACAGAACCAACCGGCAACCTTATAAATGCCAGGCGCGCCGAATTGAGGAAAGAACCCATAAAAGTAGAACGGGTGGAATATGTGCTTGCCTATGACAGGCAACCCATCTCATCCACCAGGATCATGGAACATGAAATAGACATCCACGGTCAACTGCTGCAACACCGATAA
- a CDS encoding MTH865 family protein, with product MNIRDEIHSQIVMGLAGAQFPIKSPQDLLAGFPDGANTTCKAGDLEVTAGEAGKLLKASDFPFNNAKDIADVIVERAGL from the coding sequence ATGAACATCAGAGATGAAATACATAGTCAGATCGTTATGGGACTTGCAGGGGCACAGTTTCCCATAAAATCACCGCAAGACCTGCTTGCAGGGTTCCCTGACGGTGCAAATACCACTTGCAAAGCAGGTGATCTTGAAGTGACTGCAGGTGAAGCAGGAAAACTGTTGAAAGCCAGCGACTTTCCTTTTAACAATGCTAAGGACATAGCCGATGTAATTGTTGAAAGGGCAGGGCTGTAA